A portion of the Pseudodesulfovibrio alkaliphilus genome contains these proteins:
- a CDS encoding YggT family protein: MDLIVRAIATVLGIVLNAYFWIVIISALLSWVNPDPYNPIVRFLRGVTEPVFYKVRRWIPFAVVGGFDLSPIVVLLAIKVCEIVVVGNLMRLAFSMGAGPMM, translated from the coding sequence ATGGACTTGATTGTCCGCGCTATCGCAACCGTTCTCGGCATCGTTCTCAACGCCTATTTCTGGATCGTCATCATCTCCGCCCTGCTTTCCTGGGTGAATCCCGATCCCTACAATCCCATCGTGCGCTTTCTGCGCGGCGTCACCGAGCCGGTTTTCTACAAGGTCCGACGCTGGATACCCTTTGCCGTGGTGGGCGGGTTTGATCTGTCTCCCATCGTCGTTCTCCTGGCCATCAAGGTGTGCGAGATTGTCGTGGTCGGCAACCTGATGCGCCTCGCCTTTTCCATGGGCGCAGGGCCGATGATGTAA
- the tsaA gene encoding tRNA (N6-threonylcarbamoyladenosine(37)-N6)-methyltransferase TrmO yields MDMQLIAIGHIRSSIKDRESAPKMEHEKGAVRARIELDPAYAQGLDSMEPGAQLELFTWFHLSDRTPLMVHPRGATDKPMRGVFTTRSPNRPNPIGLHRVTLISIEAPATLIVEPLEAIDNTPVIDIKPMLKGSK; encoded by the coding sequence ATGGACATGCAGTTGATCGCCATTGGACACATCAGATCATCCATCAAGGACCGTGAGTCCGCACCCAAGATGGAGCATGAAAAGGGCGCGGTGCGCGCCCGCATCGAACTGGACCCGGCCTATGCCCAGGGACTCGATTCCATGGAGCCGGGTGCTCAACTCGAACTCTTCACATGGTTCCACCTCTCGGACCGCACCCCGCTCATGGTCCATCCCAGGGGAGCCACCGACAAGCCCATGCGCGGCGTATTCACCACCCGCTCACCCAACCGGCCCAACCCCATCGGCCTGCACCGGGTCACACTGATATCCATCGAAGCGCCTGCGACCCTGATCGTCGAACCCCTTGAGGCCATCGACAACACTCCGGTCATCGACATCAAGCCCATGCTCAAGGGATCGAAATAG
- a CDS encoding alpha/beta fold hydrolase, with protein sequence MDMFEAVETRDENHVAGWVTATDSARLWVEVRGQGRPVIFVHGWTMSSRFWRRQHGLADSYQIVTLDLRGHGRSETPIRGHTIPRYARDLREVIRALDIKGATLVGWSMGGSVALEYWQQFGSDRLSGIALVESSPYPMADASWNTHRFRGLGPEAVQTEMEAMRQDRAAFGSRFVNEMFISGQAPAHALRWMCAEHLLTDDQTAAAVYEDYAARDYVPLLPSLTLPALAVYGRSRHMCFGPSAGRFVAGSIPGAHLAVLERSGHLPFYEEPDTFNAEIRRFLSALT encoded by the coding sequence ATGGACATGTTCGAGGCCGTCGAGACCCGGGACGAGAACCACGTCGCCGGGTGGGTGACGGCAACCGATTCCGCCCGGCTCTGGGTGGAGGTGCGCGGCCAGGGGCGGCCAGTGATCTTCGTCCATGGCTGGACCATGAGTTCGCGCTTCTGGCGCAGACAGCATGGTCTGGCCGACTCCTACCAGATAGTCACCCTGGATCTGCGCGGCCACGGCCGCTCGGAAACCCCGATACGCGGCCACACCATACCCCGCTACGCCCGCGATCTGCGCGAGGTGATCCGAGCCCTGGATATCAAGGGGGCGACGCTGGTGGGCTGGTCAATGGGCGGCTCAGTGGCCCTCGAATACTGGCAGCAATTCGGCAGCGACAGGCTCTCTGGCATCGCCCTGGTGGAGAGCAGCCCCTATCCAATGGCCGACGCCTCGTGGAACACCCACCGTTTTCGCGGCCTCGGCCCAGAGGCGGTGCAGACGGAGATGGAAGCCATGCGCCAGGACCGCGCCGCCTTCGGCTCCCGTTTCGTCAACGAAATGTTCATTTCAGGGCAGGCCCCGGCCCACGCCCTGCGCTGGATGTGCGCTGAACACCTGTTGACGGACGATCAAACCGCTGCGGCCGTCTACGAAGATTACGCCGCCCGCGACTATGTCCCGCTGCTGCCTTCTCTGACGCTTCCCGCACTGGCCGTGTACGGCCGCTCGCGCCACATGTGCTTTGGCCCGTCTGCGGGCCGGTTTGTGGCCGGGTCCATTCCCGGGGCACACCTGGCGGTCTTGGAGCGCAGCGGTCACCTCCCCTTTTATGAGGAGCCGGATACCTTCAACGCCGAGATACGCCGCTTTCTGAGTGCCCTGACTTAA
- the ilvC gene encoding ketol-acid reductoisomerase: MAARRGEKYEEMVFMKVYYEKDADLSLLKDKTVAIVGYGSQGHAHAQNLRDSGINVIVAQRPGGPNYDLAKEHGFAPMSVAEAAKAADMIMILLPDQYQADVFAADILPHLREGNVIAFGHGFNVHFQQIVPPKGVDCVMIAPKGPGHLVRRTYTEGGAVPCLVAVANDASGKALDIALAYAKGIGGTRSGVIETTFKEETETDLFGEQAVLCGGLTELCKAGFDTLVEAGYQPEVAYFECLHELKLIIDLMYEGGMAKMRYSISDTAEFGDYVTGPRIITEETRAEMRRVLKDIQTGKFARDFILDNKAGQVGLKTMRRIGAESQIEEVGGRLREMMSWLKK, translated from the coding sequence ATTGCGGCCCGTCGTGGCGAAAAATATGAGGAGATGGTTTTCATGAAAGTGTATTACGAGAAAGATGCCGACTTGAGCCTGCTCAAGGACAAGACCGTGGCCATCGTCGGCTACGGTAGCCAGGGACATGCCCACGCCCAGAACCTGCGCGATTCCGGCATCAACGTCATTGTGGCCCAGCGCCCGGGCGGCCCTAACTATGATCTGGCAAAAGAGCACGGCTTTGCGCCCATGTCCGTGGCCGAAGCGGCCAAGGCTGCGGACATGATCATGATCCTTCTGCCTGACCAGTATCAGGCAGATGTCTTTGCCGCCGACATCCTGCCCCACCTCAGGGAGGGCAACGTCATTGCCTTCGGTCATGGTTTCAATGTGCATTTTCAGCAGATCGTACCGCCCAAGGGCGTGGACTGCGTGATGATCGCCCCCAAGGGGCCGGGCCATCTCGTGCGCCGCACCTATACCGAGGGCGGAGCCGTTCCCTGTCTGGTGGCCGTGGCCAATGACGCCTCAGGCAAGGCCCTGGACATCGCCCTGGCCTATGCCAAGGGCATCGGCGGCACCCGCTCCGGCGTCATCGAGACCACCTTCAAGGAAGAGACCGAGACAGACCTCTTCGGTGAGCAGGCTGTGCTCTGCGGTGGCCTGACCGAATTGTGCAAGGCCGGGTTCGACACCCTGGTGGAGGCCGGATACCAGCCGGAAGTCGCCTATTTCGAGTGCCTGCACGAGCTTAAGCTGATCATCGACTTGATGTACGAGGGCGGCATGGCCAAGATGCGCTACTCCATTTCCGACACTGCCGAATTCGGCGACTACGTCACCGGCCCGCGTATCATCACCGAGGAGACCCGCGCCGAGATGCGCCGCGTGCTCAAGGACATCCAGACCGGCAAGTTCGCCCGTGACTTTATCCTCGACAACAAGGCCGGGCAGGTGGGGCTCAAGACCATGCGCCGCATCGGTGCCGAGTCCCAGATCGAGGAAGTGGGTGGCCGTCTGCGCGAGATGATGAGTTGGCTGAAGAAATAA
- the thiL gene encoding thiamine-phosphate kinase has translation MKSEQDFLDLIDTHFTFGHELLRLGRGDDCAVLAGGRDICVSSDLFLEDVHFRRDYFTAEDIGHKALAVNISDIAAMGARPFAFTMDLMVPPGLDEEFWNGFFQGMATLARHTDMALAGGDLSRADRLGVSISIFGVGGSKGRFLTRGNCAPGDILFTVGELGLARVGLLTLEALGRQAREEFPTAALAHLRPKPKVMIGTLLNAAGVKGLMDVSDGLARDLPRFLGPNLGADLTLRGEMLNGNVVAYALAMGLDPVELTVLGGEDYALLGCVSEEEFPKAASVPGFTEIGRVTEAQGIRINGTPFSTPGFDHFENPQSHP, from the coding sequence ATGAAAAGCGAACAAGACTTTCTCGACCTCATCGACACCCACTTCACCTTTGGTCACGAACTCCTGCGCCTGGGCCGCGGCGATGATTGCGCCGTGCTGGCCGGGGGCCGCGACATCTGCGTCTCCTCCGACCTCTTTCTGGAGGATGTCCATTTCCGGCGGGACTATTTCACAGCAGAAGACATCGGCCACAAGGCCCTGGCCGTGAATATCAGCGACATTGCGGCCATGGGTGCGCGGCCCTTCGCCTTCACCATGGACCTGATGGTTCCCCCGGGGCTTGACGAGGAGTTCTGGAACGGTTTCTTCCAGGGCATGGCCACGCTGGCCCGGCATACAGATATGGCCCTGGCCGGGGGAGACCTGAGCCGGGCCGACCGACTGGGCGTGAGCATCTCCATCTTCGGGGTGGGCGGCAGCAAGGGCCGGTTCCTGACGCGAGGCAACTGCGCACCCGGCGACATCCTCTTCACCGTGGGTGAGCTGGGGCTTGCCCGAGTCGGACTGCTGACCCTGGAAGCCCTGGGCCGCCAGGCAAGAGAAGAATTCCCGACCGCCGCCCTGGCCCATCTGCGGCCCAAGCCCAAGGTGATGATCGGCACCCTGCTCAACGCGGCAGGAGTCAAGGGGCTCATGGACGTGTCCGATGGGCTGGCCCGCGACCTGCCCCGCTTCCTGGGACCGAACCTCGGTGCCGACCTGACCCTGCGTGGAGAAATGCTCAACGGCAACGTGGTGGCCTACGCCCTGGCCATGGGCCTGGACCCGGTGGAACTGACCGTGCTCGGCGGCGAAGACTACGCCCTGCTCGGCTGCGTGAGCGAGGAGGAATTCCCCAAGGCGGCCTCTGTACCCGGATTTACCGAGATCGGCCGGGTCACGGAGGCACAGGGCATCAGAATCAACGGTACGCCGTTTTCGACCCCAGGTTTCGATCATTTTGAGAATCCGCAATCTCATCCCTGA
- a CDS encoding DUF167 domain-containing protein yields the protein MAVWVQPGASRSEVVGVYQQCVRIRLCAPAVDNKANKALVAFVADALKVKKGQVSIESGRSARRKTLALDAAAAPDWIGLSPAGCPR from the coding sequence ATCGCCGTATGGGTGCAGCCCGGGGCCAGCAGGAGCGAGGTCGTCGGGGTCTACCAGCAGTGCGTCAGGATTCGGCTGTGCGCCCCTGCAGTGGATAACAAGGCCAATAAGGCCCTCGTGGCCTTTGTGGCCGATGCGTTGAAGGTGAAGAAGGGTCAGGTGAGCATTGAGTCGGGCCGGAGCGCCCGCAGGAAGACCCTGGCCCTGGATGCGGCGGCGGCGCCAGACTGGATCGGGCTCTCTCCGGCCGGTTGCCCGCGTTAA
- the ilvN gene encoding acetolactate synthase small subunit, whose amino-acid sequence MNKHTLSVMVENEPGVLSRVSGLFSGRGFNIYSLNVAPTLEKGVSLMTIVAEGDDQIIEQIVKQLRKLVPTIKVKDLTEVKSVEREMVLIKVNAEDSKRAEILRIVDIFRCKVVDVSTDELTIEVTGDQGKIGALINLLGRFGIKEIARTGNVAMQRSMQMDL is encoded by the coding sequence ATGAATAAACACACGCTTTCCGTGATGGTCGAAAACGAGCCGGGCGTCCTCTCCCGCGTCTCCGGGCTTTTCAGTGGCCGGGGATTCAATATCTATTCGCTCAACGTCGCGCCCACATTGGAGAAGGGCGTTTCGCTCATGACTATCGTGGCCGAGGGCGATGACCAGATCATCGAGCAGATCGTCAAGCAGTTGCGAAAGCTGGTGCCCACCATCAAGGTCAAGGATCTCACCGAGGTCAAGTCCGTGGAGCGGGAGATGGTGCTGATCAAGGTCAATGCCGAGGACTCCAAGCGGGCCGAGATCCTGCGCATTGTTGACATCTTCCGGTGCAAGGTTGTAGATGTCAGCACCGACGAGCTGACCATTGAGGTTACGGGAGATCAGGGCAAGATCGGCGCATTGATCAACCTGCTCGGCCGGTTCGGCATCAAGGAGATTGCTCGCACGGGCAACGTCGCCATGCAGCGTTCCATGCAGATGGACCTATGA
- the ilvB gene encoding biosynthetic-type acetolactate synthase large subunit yields the protein MKLTGAQMLLKCLEMEGVEVMFGFPGGAVIDIYDEIPNSTVEHILVRHEQGAIHAADGYARATGRVGVCLVTSGPGATNTVTGIATAYMDSIPVVIFTGQVPRALIGNDAFQEVDIVGITRSCTKHNYLVQDIEDLAVTIKQAFYLARSGRPGPVLVDLPKDVMQQVAEFRYPESVQMRSYNPTCKPHVGQVRKVMKLLRKAKKPLIYSGGGVITSGSHADLTWLARNLCIPVTSTLMGLGAFPGDDPLFLGMLGMHGTFAANMAVNNCDLLLAVGARFDDRVTGKVDTFAPNATIVHIDVDPTSIQKNVSVHVPLVADCKAALAALRAESEASLDDIDWCADHREWVGQVQDWGREHPLTYKDDDAVIKPQFVVEKIYEITKGDAIIATEVGQNQMWAAQFYKYTRPNTLLTSGGLGTMGYGFPAAMGAQRAFPGKLVIDIAGDGSIQMCIQEMMTVVCNRLPVKIVILNNGYLGMVRQWQELFYRKNYCETCLDAQPDFVKLAEAYGAAGFRVTEKKDVESTLREAFALDKPVIVDIRVAREENVYPMVPAGASLTEMLLV from the coding sequence ATGAAATTGACCGGGGCCCAGATGCTGCTCAAGTGTCTGGAAATGGAAGGCGTCGAGGTCATGTTCGGTTTCCCTGGCGGGGCCGTCATCGACATCTATGACGAAATCCCCAATTCCACTGTGGAACACATCCTGGTCCGGCACGAGCAGGGCGCCATCCACGCGGCTGACGGCTATGCCCGGGCCACGGGCAGGGTGGGGGTCTGTCTGGTCACTTCCGGCCCCGGAGCCACCAATACTGTCACCGGCATCGCCACGGCCTACATGGATTCCATCCCGGTGGTCATCTTCACAGGACAGGTGCCACGCGCCCTCATCGGCAACGACGCCTTCCAGGAAGTGGACATTGTGGGCATCACCCGGTCGTGTACCAAGCACAACTATCTTGTTCAGGACATCGAGGACCTGGCCGTGACGATCAAGCAGGCGTTCTATCTTGCTCGCTCCGGTCGCCCCGGCCCGGTCCTCGTGGACCTGCCCAAGGATGTCATGCAGCAGGTGGCCGAGTTCCGCTATCCCGAGTCCGTACAGATGCGCAGCTACAATCCGACCTGTAAGCCGCATGTGGGGCAGGTTCGCAAGGTTATGAAACTGCTCAGGAAAGCGAAAAAACCGCTCATCTATTCCGGTGGCGGGGTGATCACCTCGGGCAGCCACGCGGACCTGACCTGGCTGGCCCGCAACCTCTGCATCCCGGTCACTTCGACTCTCATGGGGCTTGGGGCTTTCCCAGGCGACGATCCGCTCTTTCTTGGCATGCTCGGCATGCACGGCACCTTTGCGGCCAACATGGCTGTCAACAATTGCGATCTTTTGCTGGCCGTGGGCGCTCGCTTCGACGACCGCGTCACCGGCAAGGTGGATACCTTTGCCCCCAATGCGACCATCGTGCATATTGATGTGGACCCCACCTCTATCCAGAAGAACGTCTCAGTCCATGTCCCCCTCGTGGCGGACTGCAAGGCGGCTCTGGCCGCGCTCCGGGCCGAGTCTGAGGCATCGCTGGACGACATCGACTGGTGCGCCGATCACCGTGAATGGGTCGGACAGGTCCAGGACTGGGGCAGGGAACACCCCCTGACCTACAAGGACGACGATGCGGTCATCAAGCCGCAGTTCGTGGTGGAGAAGATCTACGAGATCACCAAGGGGGATGCCATCATCGCCACCGAGGTGGGGCAGAACCAGATGTGGGCCGCCCAGTTTTACAAGTACACCCGGCCCAACACCCTGCTCACCTCTGGCGGGCTGGGGACCATGGGCTATGGTTTTCCTGCGGCCATGGGAGCGCAGCGCGCCTTCCCCGGCAAACTGGTCATCGACATCGCCGGGGACGGCTCCATCCAGATGTGCATCCAGGAGATGATGACCGTGGTGTGCAACAGGCTGCCCGTCAAGATCGTCATCCTCAACAACGGCTATCTTGGTATGGTCCGCCAGTGGCAGGAGCTTTTCTACCGCAAGAACTATTGTGAGACCTGCCTTGACGCGCAGCCCGATTTCGTCAAGCTGGCCGAGGCCTATGGAGCGGCCGGGTTCCGCGTCACCGAGAAGAAGGACGTGGAATCAACCCTGCGCGAAGCCTTTGCCCTGGACAAGCCGGTCATCGTGGATATCCGCGTTGCCAGGGAAGAGAACGTCTATCCCATGGTCCCGGCCGGCGCCTCTCTCACCGAGATGCTGCTCGTTTAG
- a CDS encoding HAD family hydrolase: MNPRLLRGLKCIVFDCDGVLIDSYEANMRYYGMIKECLGLPPLTDSEKYYVHTRTHKDSVRYIAPGELNSRAWEVIRDFDATTLLPYLRRSEGVREFLWWLRGAGFRLAVNTSRTDSMDYILKHMDLEGFFFPVITSGKVTTPKPHPEGVHRIMAAHRLSPDEVAFIGDSVVDERTARAAGVRFWAYGDPGLTAQVHIRSFWEIKAAMQRCYKGPGLSH; encoded by the coding sequence ATGAATCCCCGACTGCTGCGGGGACTCAAGTGCATTGTCTTCGACTGCGACGGGGTGCTCATCGATTCCTATGAGGCAAACATGCGTTACTACGGCATGATCAAGGAATGCCTCGGTCTGCCGCCCTTGACTGATTCGGAGAAGTATTACGTCCACACCCGCACCCACAAGGACTCGGTCCGATATATCGCGCCCGGCGAGCTGAATTCCAGGGCGTGGGAGGTCATCCGGGATTTCGACGCCACCACGTTGCTTCCGTATCTGCGGCGCTCCGAAGGCGTCCGGGAGTTCCTGTGGTGGCTGCGCGGCGCGGGGTTCAGGCTGGCCGTGAACACCAGCCGTACCGACAGCATGGACTACATCCTTAAGCACATGGACCTTGAGGGATTCTTCTTCCCGGTCATCACTTCGGGCAAAGTGACCACGCCCAAACCGCATCCCGAGGGGGTGCACCGGATCATGGCCGCGCACCGGCTCTCGCCCGACGAGGTGGCCTTCATCGGCGACTCGGTGGTGGACGAGCGGACAGCCCGGGCCGCGGGGGTCCGCTTCTGGGCCTATGGCGATCCCGGTCTGACCGCCCAGGTCCATATCCGCAGCTTCTGGGAGATCAAGGCCGCCATGCAGCGCTGCTACAAAGGGCCGGGCCTGTCGCATTAG
- a CDS encoding DUF465 domain-containing protein → MEAKDLELIEMYGAEDPELMALWEQHVVYEKMLDKMEAKSFLSPTEAQEVKELKKKKLAGKTKMQSLLDKYRTLEA, encoded by the coding sequence ATGGAAGCCAAGGATCTTGAACTCATCGAGATGTACGGGGCCGAGGATCCCGAGCTGATGGCGCTTTGGGAGCAGCATGTCGTGTATGAGAAAATGCTCGACAAGATGGAGGCAAAGTCGTTTCTCTCTCCCACCGAGGCCCAGGAAGTGAAGGAGCTCAAGAAGAAGAAGCTGGCTGGCAAGACTAAAATGCAGTCGCTTCTGGACAAATATCGGACCCTGGAGGCGTAG
- a CDS encoding DUF2179 domain-containing protein, translating into MLENVLLLGALVFLAEVAVLTLGTVRTMVTVLGESRAAFCLGCLEMTLWVFGTSAVMLKVGDEPVLGLCYALGFACGNVVGIWAEKKLALGNVVVRIISAWRGAEIAQALRAAGFGITTVAGEGSAGPVTVQFVVCKRKDMKLVLSAARAADPEFFYTFEVAAGASDVYSPSGSRVSRVLGPLRRLVPQW; encoded by the coding sequence ATGCTCGAAAATGTCCTGCTCCTTGGAGCGCTTGTCTTTTTGGCCGAGGTTGCCGTTTTGACTCTGGGCACGGTCCGAACCATGGTCACTGTGCTTGGCGAGTCCAGGGCCGCCTTTTGCCTTGGCTGCCTGGAGATGACCCTGTGGGTGTTTGGCACCTCGGCCGTGATGCTCAAGGTGGGTGATGAGCCCGTTCTTGGACTGTGTTACGCTCTGGGTTTTGCGTGCGGTAATGTGGTGGGCATCTGGGCCGAGAAAAAGTTGGCTCTTGGCAACGTGGTGGTGCGCATCATCAGTGCCTGGCGCGGTGCGGAGATTGCCCAGGCCCTCCGGGCCGCCGGCTTCGGTATCACCACCGTGGCGGGCGAGGGTTCGGCCGGACCTGTGACCGTGCAGTTCGTGGTCTGCAAGCGTAAGGATATGAAACTGGTGTTGTCTGCCGCCCGTGCTGCGGACCCGGAGTTCTTCTATACCTTCGAGGTCGCGGCCGGGGCCAGCGATGTCTACAGTCCGTCGGGCAGCCGGGTGTCCCGGGTACTTGGCCCCCTCAGGCGGCTTGTGCCTCAGTGGTAG
- a CDS encoding DivIVA domain-containing protein, which produces MTISKVDLLNKQFSRSLIGYSRLEVDQFLLELADVIGESAEAHKAQRRKIKQLELALKEYRQRDETLRDTLMSTQKMVDDLKVAATREAQLMLDEARAKADATVQRGHNRLAQIHEEIEDLKRRRTQFEVQLKGLLKSHLEMIEMSDPDRDKVEELESKLTYLKKVE; this is translated from the coding sequence GTGACCATTTCCAAGGTCGATTTGCTCAACAAGCAGTTCTCGCGCAGTCTGATCGGGTATTCGCGTCTGGAGGTGGACCAGTTTCTGCTGGAATTGGCCGACGTTATCGGCGAATCGGCCGAGGCGCACAAGGCGCAACGCAGGAAGATCAAGCAGCTTGAGCTGGCGCTCAAAGAGTATCGGCAGCGGGACGAAACCCTGCGCGATACCCTCATGAGCACGCAGAAGATGGTGGACGACCTCAAGGTGGCCGCCACCAGGGAGGCGCAGCTTATGCTCGACGAAGCCAGAGCAAAGGCCGACGCCACGGTCCAGCGCGGGCACAACCGGCTGGCCCAGATTCATGAGGAGATCGAAGACCTGAAACGCAGGCGAACCCAGTTCGAGGTTCAGCTCAAGGGGTTGCTCAAGTCGCATCTGGAGATGATCGAAATGAGCGATCCCGACAGGGACAAGGTGGAAGAGCTTGAGTCCAAGCTCACATACTTGAAGAAAGTCGAATAA